The Arachis hypogaea cultivar Tifrunner chromosome 14, arahy.Tifrunner.gnm2.J5K5, whole genome shotgun sequence DNA window CTCAGGAAATTCTCCTCAGGTCAcataaatattttgtatattcCTTTTGTTTCGGATATTATCCTCATCCTTTTGGGAGTGTTAGAACTATGATCTCACAATAggtccaataataaaaaaatatgtatcaaCTCTATATATATGAAACAAATATAAGTACAAATAACACCTCATTTTGTACAAATCAATTTTCTATAGATATTCAATAAAAGACCAAGCTACCTGTACcaaatgattcagcataaacctTGCATACTTGTCCGTACATATTTAAAGAGTAACGTTGCATGCACCAGTTTTGTCTACATTTCTTTTGTATAAACTTACCTTTAGTATTAAAAgtcagaatttaattttgatatgcgTAAAGTTTTTCACTTACATCTAATTACTCAATCCCACATCAACAAAAATAGCGAAAGttaattcatcaaaattaaactcttaaaagTATTAATAAGAACAGAGAAGATAAAAGTTTTGTCTTTTAagtagtgtttgttttgaggtactgagacagagactgaaagactgagacttaatatcatgtttgttggttcagagactggtactaaaatttctctCTATCTCCAAAATTTCattatttcagtacctccaaaagttaggacacaggggactaaaatttttagagatagagactaaaactttaataacattttatacctaaaatacccttatttcaattaattaattttaattttaccttttgtgtaaattaaattatagttttattcttatttcaatttctgtctcctattttgcaccaaacagaatattgagatttatttcaatttctgtctcttgGTCTTtgtctctcactctcactctttcCGTCTCTCTCTCCAccaaatatatcataaaaaatgtACCAAAAATTTccagaaaaaattataaaaacatctCTTTGAAACCATTTTGCTGCTCAAACAAACAATTCATCGAGAACTCGGTACAGAAGCAATTTCTATTCATCGAGGCAATAGTATTTTGGAATTTGAAacgcaaagaagaaaaaattaaaataaaaaaaggaacctGATTGAATTGAAGAACATCAGACTTAAATCGAATCCTGTCTCCTTTATCACAGCGTATATCTTGAGAAACATGAGGAATAATAGTGTTATTACCAGAAGGTCCTCCAGGCACCACAATATCCCTCATGTTCTCTTCGTCAAGAACCACCAACCTCCTCCCTCCATTAACGCCGCCCTTGGCGAACTTGAGCCGAAAATCGCTGGTGAGATCGAACCCTTTGCCCAGACAGCCCAACGCTGCAACCTCCTCCATCGTCGTCTagcaaattaaactttgatgatTATATTATTCGAATATAATAAGCACTTATAGCATCAGCTGCCACGACCTCTGACCGTGACCGAATCGAAGAAGCTAATAGTCAAATCAGGTTTGGTGGCGGGTTTGACTTTGGATTCTTCGCTATTATCAGTTTGTTTGAATAATTGAATGAGACAAGGTCATTATTATTACTGTGCTTAGTATGgttcaaataaaatagaataaaatagtaGGGTGACGTAatcaacaaatattattattttagttcaATATTTAGTCTCTaataatttatacaaatacaattatattatatgtatatattaaaattaattattgccAAGAagcaatagctcaaatggcatagccaataagtaatagctcaaatgacataatctcctcatactcaattaagaggttgcgggtttgagtctcctatctttggtaaaaaaaaaataactcaaatgacataatctccccatactcaattaagagattgtGGGTTCGAGTCTCTATATAttcgataaaaaataaaaaatattaaaattaattattaatataaaatataaattaaaatataaatatatattaaaaataaattaaattatatatatttatatataaatatattaataattaattttaatatataaataatatttttatttatttatatatattaaaatttaacatataaaataacatcatttatatataaattttttatataaattaataaaatttatttattaaatataatttgatgttcgtattaaaattattaaaaattattaacctctaaaattttttaaaaaaatattataaaattagtataaataaataaaataaaataaaaatttaaaaataattaattttatataaaattaataattaaaaattattaaataaaattttaattaaattatttaaattatttaacaatttttaattataattttatataaaattaattccaTTTGAATTTTTACCATAAAATTGGCGGAGGCTGAAGGCTCGAGACTAGAGGCTGAGGGAATGGCGTCGGTTGTGATTTGAAAGGGAAAGGTTGGTCCAATTTCAATTAAGCACtatttactttatatatatatatcacaactTGACACAACTAAAATATATAGCACAATTTGAATTAACTTTCAACtggttgttaatttatttttttattaattaaaataaaaaaatataaaaaaccaaTAGAATATCTGTTAATCTATATAATGTgtataataaattgtattatgGTCAATTTAATAGAATATCAGatatttattatccctagtactcgAATAATTATTCTAAATAGTAAGAGTAtattgtgtttgataaattaatAGTATTTCATTTTAAATGTTCacttttaactaaataaataattcattGTACATATTATACAGATACTTCATTCACTCTCtaataaaattcttaaaataaataaataaaatgttatgaaagaaaataattaaaaattaaatttttaaccattttttaaaaaatatttactcctTGTGTTGTTGGCTACTTATAGTGATTAACTTAAAATATTAAGTAATCAAAAGGAGACCGACATACATGCCACGTCTTTAAAATTGGTCAAGTACGTGTATCTCTGCATGCATACAATGCCATTACACATGCCAAATGCCATCTTCTTCTGAATATAAGTAATGTCAGATACTCAATGTAAGTCACAGCCatgtatataaataaaattgttaCTTGAAAATGGATGAAAGTTGAAAGCAAAGATGTCGAAGAACAGCAAGAGTAAGGTACCTGGGGAGCCCACAGGAAGTGGCACTTCCTTGCTTGAGACTGCTACGGCTGCCATCCAAGCCTTTGCTCCAGTCAACAAAATCCATCAACATCTTTGTGCGTAAGTAAACCCCCTCTTTCCATTATTACCTTAGTTATTACTTTCACTACATACTTAAATAGGTTCTTTCATATCCAacgttttttattttcaatcccACAACATTTTCAACAGTATTTCTATCAATTTCTACCAAACTTTTGTTTATGATGGTGTGAGTTTATGACGGtgttaatagaagtgtctttgcgaatgtgtctaataaaaatgtcttttttatagctgTGTTTAATGAAAGTatctttataaatttataaatctatTTTTTAGATGTATCTTTTTatacatgtgtttaaaatataataattaattattgttactaATAAATTAGCAGATAATATATTagtaccctatacttttttttatttttaaagaattttattacaatttttaaaaaataagatctATCCTTTCGGTCATATTTTTAACAGCTTAGTTatcctaataaaaataataaatttaatgaaaatataaatttatatatcttatttttattgattaagataaaaatttatatatcatatttttataaaatttaaatacattaatatataataatcaatataataaaatttaaacgtAAAATTTTTCACAGACCTATTTAATATatactctattttttttaatttgttacctCTGATgatataaattagtttttattcaaaatttatcttagggtataaaatatataaattatttgagTTGTTTTATAGTGTGTTAATATAACTAGTCAAATTGTTCCTGGaacaatttttattcaaaatttatgcATGTTTCTATCATatggatttttttatttgttattaattattaactacAAATAAACTACTCCACTGATATAAGCGTAACAAGTCTTTCACTCATTGTAAATTtgtaaatcatatatatattttttattataaatgtaTATTTAGAATCGTTTAAAATGAGAACTATTGTAAgatgagaaataaaataaactgaaaaatcAATTATTTTGGATCAATAATTTCCCCATTTTTTTGTGGGAGGGTATCAAAATAATCCAATTATTGTCATTAGTAACTTCAACTACTGcagattttatagaaaataattccTCATCGTCTGATTATTGGATTTTTTTTAGTTGTAGATAGGGCTGGAAGCGAACTTGAAAGCTCAAGTTCGGCTTAtaaaaattgagcttggctcgCGGCTCGACTCATTAACGATCAAGCCCATTTCTTAAGCTCAAACTCGacttactaaaaaaatttataagttgGCTCGAGTTCACGAGTTGCTTCGAATAATAAGGACATCATCTAtagttttatattaataaattgtaacttatatattttaaaatatttaaaaagatcaattttatatattgtttatttatcaataaattataaatttttaatttatttcctacattaaaatttatataaaaaaatataaaatttgaaataattaagattatatatatactaaatacaTATAGAATAtgtgtattaatatatataatcgaatCAGTTCACGAGCTAATGAATTGAGCTTATCTAATCTTAAGTTTGGCTTATTTAATTTATGAGATCAATTTCAGGCTCAACCTTGGTTCGCAAGTTTAACTTATCAAGCTATTAACGAGTCGAGTTCGAGCTGGCTCATGAGAGCCGGCTTGACTCACTTATCAAGCTATTAACGAGTCGAGTTCGTAatctattattttcttttaatctCGAAATAATATTGGTTGTTTCTATTTAATCTTTTCTCAAAATGATACTATTTCTTTTTTATGATATTACTATCATTTTTAGGATACTTTTGGAGATACGATATTCAAtgtaatttctaatttttaatgttaattactttaaaaatattacaaGTATTAAAAAGTGATATCTAAGATTGATATTACTCTTAATAAACATGAGTTGAACATGCATTAACATTCATGTATGAACCAATTTGCAATTTGCATGTAGGTTTCACTTCTACTCTCACGACATGACCCGCCAAGTGGAGGCACACCACTTGTGCGGACACCAAAATGAAGAGATGAGGCAGTGTCTCATCTACGACAGCCCCGAAGCCAATGCTAGACTCATTGGCCTCGAGTACATTGTGTCTGAGAATCTCTTCATGACGCTTCCGGACGAGGAAAAGCGCCTTTGGCACTCGCACGAGTACGAGGTCAAGAGCGGTTTACTCGTCATGCCGGGGATCCCTGGCCCTGTAGAGCGCCGGGACCTGGAGTCGGTTTGCAAGACTTATGGTAAAGTTTACCATTTTTGGCAAGTTGACAAAGGTGACTCTCTCCCTCTTGGGGTGCCTCAGCTCATGATGGCATTTACTAGAGATGGCCAAGTCTACAACGAGCTTGTACAAAGTATGGTTTATATCCTGTCCTTTTGTTTAGATTCtttattcttttgaaaaattttcaagtgtactgatttttaaccgttgatcttaattataaaaaaatatataatatatataattaagatcaacggttaaaaattacTGTAATATTGATACGACGGTACATTTAAAAACTTTTCTATTCTTTTATCATTGTGATAAATTGGTCTTAGAGTTTGTGTATGGCAAGTGTACCTAACTGTAGCACAAGAAATTGGGCAAGTTTTTAAGGAAaaaatgtaaataatttttttaaagtatttacaaaaaaaataaaaataatttaatgtttgAATATTTTGAGTAAAAGtgttatttatttatcaattatatttgaataCAGAAATGTAAAAaagtttttatctatttattgtgttaaattgttttttatttattatgttaaaatattttttaaaaattaaattttttaaaaaaaatataaattataatttttaaaaatgatgttttttatttttagtgtttttattttttttattaaatatttattaaacacaataaaaaaatttattaaatttttttttttactaatttaatggcacttaaataaaattatagtcaTACTTGAAAGATAAATTGTGTTTTAACATATGCCTCTATTATGATCGAGCTGATTCACATTCAATTTCATTGCAATTAAgtagttattagttattactatAATATTTTTGGTCAATAGTCACAGTATAAAATCGTTATTATAGGTATTTTTAAATCACGTTTTTACATATGATATAAAAAAGTGtgatctaaaatataaaataattttattaagagAAGGTTGCCTTTTAAATTCATGATTATAGacatctatagtcacggtttttaaATAAACAgtgattaaaatttttgtttaggTCAGTCAAACTGTGACCATAGgaaattttaagtttaaaattttaagtcaTGATTTttaaatgtgataaaaaaaattttagtctaAAGTCTAAaatgttgtaatgtgtatatagtTATTTGTTCTTTAAGTAATTAtagttgatttgaattttgttttgtgtaTATAGTTTAGTTTTAAACTCTTAAATAGAATTCTAATTCTTGATTTGGTAACCTATCGAATTGGAGATAccgtagaaaaaaaattaaacgaaACCGTAAAtctttggtaaccaaagaaaattagccaaaaatagccataacttgccttatttagcattcattaattgttacgataattaatgaatgctaaataaggcaagttctgactattttttttgtctacctaacatTACCTTGTTGTTTATGTGTAGATTGCGGGAAGCGTTTGGGCGTGGATCACGAGAAAGAGAGAATGAACAGAGAGTATATGAAAGGACCAGAACATGGAATTGATCCATTGGCCAATGGTGGAGGTAAAGGTCTTAAGACTGTTCTTAGAGAGGTCCATCTCCCAAATAATCAACCTCCTCCATCTGCCACCAGGGTCTTTGTTTGAACAATCATCATATATCTTATCAATATATAAGATGACATCAATCTTTTCTAGACTTATGATGCACAACTTGTATAATTATTAACAAGGTTTCATGTGTCAAAGTTATATGTATGAGGAGTCGGGATCTCTTAATCCAAAGATATGTAATAATGCAGTTAATTAGCACTTAATTACCTTAGGATCTGTTTGAGAATAAAGGGCATAAAGTGTTGTGAAGAACTCATGTTATACTATTGTACCGTTATATATTGGGAATCATAtatgttttaaacttttaatttgttGATCGTACCTGTGATGGTGCTATTTAATTTATAAGATATAGCGTAATAATATGATAATAGCACCACAAGCGTCAGGCTTCATAGTTATAGATTTATTTTTAGTTAGCGAGTCTTATACTCTTATGTATGTGTCTAGGGATTGAAGTCAAATGAGATTATGAGGTGATTTCTACGAAGATCTCTTTGCTTCCCTGGTTGGAATAATTTTTATCTTTGAGATATGGTCATTGTGATGGTTGCCATTGTTGACATTCTTTTTTGACATCCTCATCTTCGTCACAACCAATCTGTTACTGAATTAATAGGTCGGCCATCCTTTGGACCTTGGCTTGTAGCGTAGCATTCATGGCCAATAACTTGAACTAAATTGGTGGACGAGGAAGTGGAGTTTGCTCATCAACCATGATCGACAAAAGAGGAATAACaagtgaaaaaagaaaacatgggATAACATTAAGGTTGGTCCATAGTGGGTACCA harbors:
- the LOC112740920 gene encoding oil body-associated protein 1A, which produces MSKNSKSKVPGEPTGSGTSLLETATAAIQAFAPVNKIHQHLCAFHFYSHDMTRQVEAHHLCGHQNEEMRQCLIYDSPEANARLIGLEYIVSENLFMTLPDEEKRLWHSHEYEVKSGLLVMPGIPGPVERRDLESVCKTYGKVYHFWQVDKGDSLPLGVPQLMMAFTRDGQVYNELVQNCGKRLGVDHEKERMNREYMKGPEHGIDPLANGGGKGLKTVLREVHLPNNQPPPSATRVFV